TGTACATCTTCAACTGGGATTCGACCTTATTCATGGTGTCGAGGGCAACGCCAATCATGATGAGGATGGACGTGCCGCCAAACGCCTGAATAAGATAGTTGTTCGTAAACGAGAACAGGATGGAAGGTACAACTGCAACAGCGGCAATGAACATGGCACCGGGAAGCGTGACATGCTTGATCACGCTCTTGATGTAGTTCACGGTAGCCGTGCCAGGACGAATGCCAGGCACGAAGCCACCCTGCTTCTGCAGGTTACTGGAAAGCTCTTCGGGATTGAACACCATCGACGTGTAGAAATACGCGAAGAAGATGATGAGCACGAACGTAAGCACCCAGTTGACCCATCCGCTCGAGATAGCGTTCGCGAACGAGTTGAGCCAATCTACGTTGAACAGCGCGGCAATCTGCGCCGGGAAGTAGATAAGGCAGCTCGCGAAGATGATGGGGATAACGCCCGCGGCATTCACCTTCAGGGGGATGTAGGTGGACTGGCCACCCATCATCTTACGACCCTGCACGCGCTTGGCGTAGCTAACGGGAATGCGGCGCTGAGCGCGCTCCATGAAGATAATCGCGGGAATGGCAATGATTACCACAGCGAGGATGAGCAGCGTGATAGCCAGGCCCATGCCTGCATCGGACTGGCTCGTGGCACTCTCGAAGATAGCCGAGGGCACACGCGAGACGATGCTCGTAAAGATGATGAGCGACATGCCATTACCAATGCCACGCTGCGTGATGAGCTCGCCCATCCACATGATGAAGCCGGTACCGGCAACGAGCGTGAACACCACGAGGAAGCACGTGAGGCCATAGGGCACTTCAGAAGAGAACGTCACGCCATACGTGCTGGACTGGAAGAGCAGCAAGTAGCCAACGGCGTTGATGAGACCAAGCGCGAGCGTAAGCCAACGCGTCGTCTGCGTAATCTTCTTACGGCCGGCTTCGCCTTCCTTGGCCCAGCGGCCCACGGCAGGGATAACGCCCTGCATCAGCTGCATGATGATGGATGCAGTGATGTAGGGCATGATACCCAACGCGAACACGCTGAAGTGAGAAAGCGCGCCACCAGAAAAGATGTCGATCATCGTCATAGCGGCGCCGCCGGCTTCCTGATACGCCTGCGCGAACGCGGCGAACGGGATGCCGGGCACCGGAATGTACGAACCCAGGCGATACAGGGCAAGGATGCCAAGCGTAAACAGAATCTTGTTACGCAGCTCCTTAACCTTGAATGCTTCTACCAGGGAACTTAGCAAGGCTGCTCAACCTTTCCTCCAGCTGCCTCGATCTTCGCGGCAGCGCTTGCGGATACCTTGTCCACCTTGACGGTCAGGGCCTTGGTGATTTCGCCATCGCCCAGAACCTTAACGGGAGCATCAGCATGCTTGATGATGCCCTTGGCCTTCAGGCTATCGCCGTCGACCACTTCGCCAGCCTCGAACTTTTCCTCGAGACGGCTTACGTTAACGGGCAGATACTCCACGCGATTGATGTTGCGGAAGCCGGGGAGCTTCGGCAGACGACGCGCCAGAGGAGTCTGGCCACCCTCGAAACCGGCACCCTTGCCGCCACCAGCGCGGGACTTCTGACCGTTCAGACCACGACCGGCGGTTTTACCCGTACCAGAAGCAGCACCGCGACCAACGCGCTTGCGATTCTTACGAGAGCCCTCTGCCGGCTTAAGATCCTTGAGTTCCATTACTGCATTCTCCTTTCGCTTACCCGCTATTCGCGGGTACGCTGGCAGCTCGCCGCCAGCTAACTTCCTGTGCCAGATGCACAATCTGGCATATTACCAAATATGGCCCCGGAGGCAAACCCCGGGGCCTTGTGCACTTATTTGTTCTCGGTGACTTCGATCAGGTGCTTGACCTTGAAGATCTGACCGCGAACGGATTCGTTGTCGACCAGGTCGCGTTCCTTGCCGATACGGCCAAGACCCAGTGCCTTCAGGGTCTTACCCTGCGTGGCGGGACGGCCGATGGCGCTACGTACCTGCTTTACGTGCAGCGTCTTCTTCTCTGCCATGGGTTATTCACTGTCCTTCCAGCCGTAGATCTTGGCGACCGAAATGCCGCGGCGCTCGGCCACTTCTTCGGGGCTCTGCATGGACTGCAGGCCAGCAGCGGTAGCCTTAACCACGTTCATAACGTTGTCGGTGCCCAGGGACTTCGCGAAAACGTCCTTGACGCCAGCGAGCTCCATGACGGCACGAGCAGCGCCGCCGGCGATAACGCCAGTACCGGGCGTAGCCGGCTTGATGAGCACACGACCTGCGCCGTACTCGCCGATCACTTCGTGAGGAAGCGTACCGGCAGCGGTGAGCGGCACGGAGAACATGTTCTTCTTGGCGTCTTCGACACCCTTGCGGATGGCGATGGGCACTTCCTGGGACTTGCCCATGCCGATGCCCACGTTGCCGTTACCGTCGCCTACGACGACCAGGGCGGTGAGACCAAAGCGACGGCCACCCTTGACAACCTTGGAAACGCGATTGATGTATACCACGCGCTCCTGAAGCTCAGGAACGTCAGACTGATGTTCTTGCTTACGAGCCATACTAACCCTCTCTTAGAATTTCAGGCCTGCTTCGCGGGCACCATCGGCAACAGCCTTGATGCGCCCGTGATACAGGTTTCCGCCACGGTCGAAAACGACTTCGGTGATACCGGCATCGATAGCCTTCTTGCCGATAATCTCGCCAAGCGCGGCGGCACCTTCGACGGTAGCGCCCTTCTTGTCGGTAGCCTTGAACTCAGGGCCGAGCGTGGACACGCCAACGAGCGTCTTGCCAGCTACATCGTCGATAACCTGAGCGTACATGTTGGAGTTGCTGCGCGTGATGCACAGACGGGGACGGGCAGCCGTACCCGAAACCTTGCCGCGCACGCGGGTATGACGGCGACGCAGCCCAGCTTGCTTTTTCTGAAGCTTCTTCATATCGTATCCCTTCGCGCTTATTCGGACTTGGCGGCTTTGCCGAGC
This genomic stretch from Denitrobacterium detoxificans harbors:
- the secY gene encoding preprotein translocase subunit SecY; its protein translation is MLSSLVEAFKVKELRNKILFTLGILALYRLGSYIPVPGIPFAAFAQAYQEAGGAAMTMIDIFSGGALSHFSVFALGIMPYITASIIMQLMQGVIPAVGRWAKEGEAGRKKITQTTRWLTLALGLINAVGYLLLFQSSTYGVTFSSEVPYGLTCFLVVFTLVAGTGFIMWMGELITQRGIGNGMSLIIFTSIVSRVPSAIFESATSQSDAGMGLAITLLILAVVIIAIPAIIFMERAQRRIPVSYAKRVQGRKMMGGQSTYIPLKVNAAGVIPIIFASCLIYFPAQIAALFNVDWLNSFANAISSGWVNWVLTFVLIIFFAYFYTSMVFNPEELSSNLQKQGGFVPGIRPGTATVNYIKSVIKHVTLPGAMFIAAVAVVPSILFSFTNNYLIQAFGGTSILIMIGVALDTMNKVESQLKMYNYDGFFK
- the rpmD gene encoding 50S ribosomal protein L30; the encoded protein is MAEKKTLHVKQVRSAIGRPATQGKTLKALGLGRIGKERDLVDNESVRGQIFKVKHLIEVTENK
- the rplR gene encoding 50S ribosomal protein L18 produces the protein MKKLQKKQAGLRRRHTRVRGKVSGTAARPRLCITRSNSNMYAQVIDDVAGKTLVGVSTLGPEFKATDKKGATVEGAAALGEIIGKKAIDAGITEVVFDRGGNLYHGRIKAVADGAREAGLKF
- the rplO gene encoding 50S ribosomal protein L15 translates to MELKDLKPAEGSRKNRKRVGRGAASGTGKTAGRGLNGQKSRAGGGKGAGFEGGQTPLARRLPKLPGFRNINRVEYLPVNVSRLEEKFEAGEVVDGDSLKAKGIIKHADAPVKVLGDGEITKALTVKVDKVSASAAAKIEAAGGKVEQPC
- the rpsE gene encoding 30S ribosomal protein S5 — its product is MARKQEHQSDVPELQERVVYINRVSKVVKGGRRFGLTALVVVGDGNGNVGIGMGKSQEVPIAIRKGVEDAKKNMFSVPLTAAGTLPHEVIGEYGAGRVLIKPATPGTGVIAGGAARAVMELAGVKDVFAKSLGTDNVMNVVKATAAGLQSMQSPEEVAERRGISVAKIYGWKDSE